One Roseimaritima multifibrata DNA window includes the following coding sequences:
- a CDS encoding BPSS1187 family protein, translating to MLSTKLTLLSAAFAVLCSSFLSADELEFKDPSPQRYKLSARASEIDSRVQSHPEIGFVLESDSGKPQDTQQASVDTRVAPKGKLVIWLMGNNEPLFERWNSYGLHAIRVHYANRWFSLCCQENPVGEECRGDIRLEAATGEDFSDQVSIPKPDGMMERSLQFVKWLAKENPQGGWEYFLTADGKGLRWEDVIVSGSSHGSTTAARFAKHQRVSRVVALCGPRDQHQTWQALPSATPPNRYFGFSHVLDSGWTGDHYCRSWELLGLNEFGPIVDVDKQAPPYGNTRRLITAFDVNGDAKRAHSSVQPGRSAAKNDKGEYLHEAVWKYMYTHPVDSVGNPVPRDEDCDKIQAQN from the coding sequence ATGCTTTCCACCAAGTTGACCCTTTTAAGCGCGGCATTTGCCGTGCTTTGCAGCAGCTTCCTATCCGCTGACGAACTGGAATTTAAGGATCCCAGTCCGCAGAGGTACAAACTGTCGGCACGTGCCAGCGAGATCGATTCACGAGTCCAATCTCATCCCGAAATCGGTTTTGTGTTGGAATCCGACAGTGGAAAACCTCAGGATACGCAGCAGGCGTCCGTCGATACGCGCGTCGCTCCAAAGGGCAAGTTGGTGATCTGGTTGATGGGGAACAACGAACCTCTTTTTGAGCGATGGAATAGCTACGGCTTACACGCGATTCGCGTTCATTACGCCAATCGCTGGTTTTCCCTTTGCTGCCAGGAAAATCCTGTCGGTGAAGAATGCCGAGGCGACATCCGCCTAGAAGCGGCCACCGGCGAAGACTTCAGCGATCAGGTTTCGATTCCGAAGCCTGACGGCATGATGGAGCGTTCGCTGCAGTTCGTGAAATGGTTGGCAAAAGAAAACCCACAAGGCGGCTGGGAATATTTCCTAACGGCCGACGGCAAAGGCCTTCGCTGGGAAGACGTGATCGTTAGCGGAAGTTCCCACGGTTCAACCACGGCAGCTCGGTTTGCCAAACACCAACGAGTCAGCCGAGTCGTCGCATTGTGCGGACCACGTGACCAGCATCAAACCTGGCAGGCACTTCCTTCAGCCACTCCACCGAATCGTTATTTCGGTTTTTCACACGTACTCGATTCCGGCTGGACTGGCGATCATTACTGCCGAAGCTGGGAACTGCTGGGCTTGAACGAGTTTGGACCGATCGTCGATGTCGACAAACAAGCACCTCCGTACGGAAACACTCGCCGCTTGATCACAGCCTTTGATGTCAACGGCGACGCCAAGAGGGCTCACAGCTCAGTGCAGCCAGGCCGGAGTGCAGCCAAAAACGACAAAGGGGAATACCTACACGAAGCGGTCTGGAAATACATGTATACCCATCCCGTAGACAGTGTCGGCAACCCTGTCCCCCGCGACGAAGATTGCGACAAAATCCAAGCACAAAACTAG
- a CDS encoding arylsulfatase — translation MSRFRGLFHRRGSLFVALCVATFWQFCDGIEARSEPAEKPNVVFILADDLGYNELGSFGQEKIKTPNLDRLASQGMRLTQHYSGNAVCAPSRCVLMTGKHPGHAVVRNNREAKPEGQWPLPAEEVTLAKKMNAIGYTTGGFGKWGLGGPSSTGDPMDQGFDRFFGYNCQYHAHSYYPSYLWSDRAKIALQNDPEIPGHASLAKDADPADPASYEPFKGTDYAPDRINAQTLEFVKANQDKPFFLYYPTVIPHVALHVPDEDLKPYHDLGWKDPPFTRSKGYGYTPHFTPRAAYAAMITRMDRYVGNVLDLLDELGLADNTIVIFSSDNGTTHLEQEVDYEFFDSVGELRGLKGSLYEGGVRVPTIVRWPGHIEPGSSSDRISGFEDWMPTLMEILNDEPASEDADGVSLAATLKGQEQSPRKPLYREFSGYGGQQSLRAGDWKAVRQGLTKKGIKTELYNIKEDIGEQNDVAAKHPKIVARMERAMKEEHSPSEVFPLKPIDN, via the coding sequence ATGTCACGGTTTCGAGGTCTATTTCATCGGCGAGGCAGCTTGTTTGTCGCCCTCTGTGTCGCCACGTTTTGGCAATTTTGCGATGGTATCGAGGCTCGATCCGAACCGGCCGAAAAACCCAACGTCGTTTTTATCCTCGCCGATGATCTGGGCTACAACGAACTTGGGTCGTTTGGTCAGGAAAAAATCAAAACCCCCAATCTGGATCGTTTGGCATCGCAGGGGATGCGGCTGACGCAGCATTACAGCGGCAACGCCGTCTGTGCCCCTTCACGATGCGTGTTGATGACAGGGAAACATCCCGGTCATGCGGTCGTCCGTAATAACCGCGAAGCCAAGCCCGAGGGACAGTGGCCGCTTCCTGCTGAAGAGGTCACGCTGGCCAAGAAAATGAATGCGATCGGCTACACGACCGGAGGATTTGGGAAATGGGGATTGGGGGGACCAAGTTCAACCGGCGATCCTATGGACCAAGGTTTCGATCGCTTCTTCGGTTACAACTGCCAGTACCATGCGCATAGCTACTATCCTTCGTATCTGTGGAGTGATCGAGCAAAGATTGCTCTGCAGAATGATCCGGAAATCCCCGGGCATGCAAGCCTTGCAAAGGATGCGGATCCGGCCGATCCCGCAAGTTACGAACCTTTTAAAGGGACCGATTATGCACCGGACCGGATCAACGCTCAGACGCTTGAGTTCGTAAAAGCCAATCAAGACAAACCGTTTTTTCTTTATTACCCAACGGTGATCCCGCACGTTGCCCTGCACGTCCCCGACGAAGATCTAAAACCCTACCATGACTTGGGCTGGAAAGATCCTCCGTTTACGCGTAGCAAAGGCTACGGCTACACGCCGCACTTCACGCCTCGAGCCGCATACGCAGCGATGATCACCCGCATGGATCGCTATGTCGGGAACGTTTTGGACCTGCTGGATGAACTAGGGTTGGCGGACAACACGATTGTGATTTTCAGCAGCGACAACGGGACAACGCACCTTGAGCAAGAGGTCGATTACGAGTTCTTCGACAGCGTTGGAGAGTTGCGAGGCTTAAAGGGGTCGTTGTATGAAGGTGGCGTTCGCGTCCCCACGATTGTCCGCTGGCCAGGGCATATTGAACCCGGTTCCAGCAGCGATCGCATTAGCGGGTTCGAAGACTGGATGCCAACGTTGATGGAGATCCTGAATGACGAACCGGCGAGCGAAGATGCGGATGGCGTTTCATTAGCAGCCACTCTAAAAGGCCAAGAGCAGTCGCCACGCAAACCGTTGTATCGTGAATTTTCAGGTTACGGAGGGCAGCAGAGTCTCCGAGCCGGAGACTGGAAAGCGGTTCGGCAAGGCTTGACGAAAAAAGGTATCAAGACCGAGCTATACAACATCAAGGAAGACATTGGCGAGCAAAACGATGTCGCAGCGAAGCATCCAAAGATCGTCGCAAGGATGGAAAGGGCCATGAAAGAAGAGCATAGCCCGTCAGAGGTCTTCCCCCTAAAGCCCATCGATAACTAG